From Bradyrhizobium sp. NDS-1, the proteins below share one genomic window:
- a CDS encoding DoxX family protein has protein sequence MDFPYLTRFQPVLLSLFRFITGLLLFQYGVAKIFKFPVLPYFANIPPLIYAAGVLELVLGALLMLGLFTRLTAFILAGEMAFAYFMGHMFKGETPVFLPLLNRGTEAILFCFACLYLSAAGGGSVSADAAMGKK, from the coding sequence ATGGACTTTCCCTATCTCACTCGCTTCCAACCGGTTCTCTTGAGCCTGTTTCGCTTCATCACCGGCCTGCTGCTGTTTCAGTACGGCGTTGCCAAGATCTTCAAGTTTCCGGTGCTTCCATACTTCGCCAACATCCCGCCGCTGATCTACGCGGCCGGCGTGCTCGAACTCGTGCTCGGTGCGCTCCTGATGCTCGGCCTGTTCACCCGCCTCACCGCTTTCATCCTCGCCGGTGAAATGGCCTTCGCCTACTTCATGGGCCACATGTTCAAGGGCGAAACGCCGGTGTTCCTGCCGCTGCTCAATCGCGGTACCGAGGCGATCCTGTTCTGCTTTGCTTGTCTCTATCTGTCGGCTGCCGGCGGCGGCTCGGTCAGTGCGGATGCAGCGATGGGCAAGAAATAG